From Ficedula albicollis isolate OC2 chromosome 5, FicAlb1.5, whole genome shotgun sequence, one genomic window encodes:
- the LOC101809980 gene encoding alpha-1-antitrypsin-like, whose protein sequence is MKPTFSLCLLLVGLHTVALCHQRPRYRKKQGDAKGTYYPEHSSQWEEASPLKNKTFVKLVFSNADFAFSFYKLVASEAMDKNIFFSPISISASFAMLALGAKAVTLTQILEGLAFNLKKTQEQEIHEGFCQLLHSLNRSDSEFQLSLGSALFIEETLKPLQKFLDDVKSFYESEVFSTYFNNSVGAESQINSYIEEKTNGKIVKLVENLDPLTAMVLVNYVFFKAHWEKPFSTAQTKQEDFFVDQKTSVKVDMMYRKGYYRNYFDEELSCWLVQIPYNGNVAALFVLPDEGKMKQVEDALLKKTVTTWEKSLQDRKIHLHIPKFSISGTYDVKNIVQQMGMVNLFTEQADLSGITEEPGLMVSKVIHRAMLNVHENGTEAAGATVKEVTWRSGDFPRPPRVRFNRPFLLMILDKFTHTVLFIGKIVNPQKND, encoded by the exons ATGAAGCCCACTTTCTCCTTGTGTTTATTGCTGGTTGGTTTGCATACTGTTGCCCTGTGTCATCAGCGTCCTCGCTACCGTAAAAAGCAGGGTGATGCTAAAGGGACGTATTATCCAGAACATAGTTCTCAGTGGGAAGAAGCTTCTccacttaaaaacaaaacctttgtCAAACTAGTTTTCAGCAATGCTGactttgcattttccttttacaaGCTGGTCGCATCTGAAGCAatggacaaaaatattttcttttcacccATAAGTATCTCTGCCTCCTTTGCGATGCTGGCACTTGGTGCCAAGGCTGTGACACTGACACAGATTTTGGAAGGGCTTGCCTTTAACCTGAAAAAGACTCAGGAGCAGGAAATACATGAAGGTTTTTGCCAACTCCTCCACAGCCTGAACCGTTCAGACAGTGAGTTccagctgagcctgggcagtgcccttTTTATAGAAGAGACACTAAAACCACTACAGAAGTTCTTGGATGATGTCAAAAGCTTTTATGAATCTGAAGTGTTTTCTACTTACTTTAACAACTCTGTTGGTGCTGAGAGTCAGATCAACAGTTACATCGAGGAAAAGACAAATGGGAAAATTGTTAAACTAGTGGAAAATCTTGATCCTCTGACTGCAATGGTTCTCGTTAACTATGTCTTCTTTAAAG CCCATTGGGAGAAACCCTTCAGTACAGCACAGACAAAacaggaggatttttttgtggATCAGAAAACATCTGTAAAAGTTGACATGATGTATCGAAAGGGTTACTACAGAAATTACTTTGATGAAGAGCTGTCCTGTTGGCTGGTTCAGATACCTTACAATGGAAATGTCGCAGCATTATTTGTTTTGCCTGATGAAGGGAAGATGAAGCAGGTAGAAGATGCCCTCTTGAAAAAAACTGTAACTACATGGGAGAAGTCCCTCCAAGACAG aaaaatacatctgcACATTccaaaattttctatttctggtACCTATGATGTGAAAAATATAGTTCAACAAATGGGTATGGTCAATCTGTTTACTGAACAAGCTGATCTCTCAGGGATTACTGAGGAGCCCGGACTGATGGTTTCAAAA GTGATCCACAGAGCCATGCTGAACGTTCACGAGAACGGCACTGAGGCTGCGGGGGCCACGGTGAAGGAGGTCACCTGGAGATCTGGGGATTTTCCTCGCCCACCTCGAGTCAGATTCAACAGGCCATTTCTCCTGATGATTCTGGATAAGTTCACCCACACTGTCCTCTTCATTGGGAAAATTGTAAACCCTCAGAAAAATGACTGA
- the LOC101810295 gene encoding serpin A3-5-like has protein sequence MKCLLCLCLLLAAFCAVTHCCPEDICREVNNTNLKDGRENLLTYSCDKKGSNYADFVFRFYKQASSKEADKNVFFSPLSISTVFAMLAVGAKSTTLSQIFEGLGFDNLTETRTHDVHESFHKVLSVLNCGDVNITLNIGNALFTATGYEPQESFLQNTKEFYDADFFSSNFHKPEEATKQINKYVEEKTKGKIPELVGHLDPSTILVLVNYIYFKAAWEKSFDPVSTFEDDFFVNTNASVRVSMMQRDGASDIYYDRDLSCVVVELPYQGTARALLILPDEGKMKQVEDALSKETVCKWDSRLVTRRLNLQLPKFSISGSYDVKTLLQQMGITEVFSGNADLSGISGKHDLQVSQAVHKALLEVDEAGTEAAGATAIILNRFSYISHTIKFNRPFLILISDKQTGTTLFMGKIVDPTQQ, from the exons atgaagtgtctcctgtgcctgtgtttactccttgctgctttttgtgctgtAACCCACTGCTGCCCTGAAGACATTTGCCGTGAAGTCAACAATACTAACCTGAAGGATGGAAGAGAAAATTTATTAACATATAGTTGTGACAAGAAAGGTTCTAACTATGCAGATTTTGTATTTAGATTTTACAAGCAGGCTTCATCAAAAGAAGCTGataagaatgttttcttttctcccttgaGCATCTCCACTGTCTTTGCCATGCTGGCTGTTGGTGCTAAATCAACCACTCTGTCTCAGATTTTTGAAGGACTGGGCTTTGACAACCTGACTGAGACTCGCACACATGATGTACATGAAAGTTTTCACAAAGTTTTGTCAGTACTGAACTGTGGTGATGTTAATATCACATTAAATATAGGGAATGCCCTTTTTACAGCTACTGGGTATGAACCACAGGAGTCATTTTTACAAAATACCAAAGAATTTTATGATGCAGATTTTTTCTCCAGTAATTTTCATAAACCAGAAGAAGCTACAAAGCAAATCAATAAATATGTAGAGGAGAAAACCAAGGGAAAAATTCCCGAATTAGTTGGTCATCTTGATCCAAGTACCATACTGGTTCTTGTTAACTATATTTACTTTAAAG CTGCCTGGGAAAAGTCCTTCGATCCTGTGAGCACATTCGAGGATGACTTTTTTGTGAACACAAATGCATCTGTTAGAGTCAGCATGATGCAGCGTGACGGTGCCTCAGACATTTACTACGACCGGGATCTCTCCTGTGTGGTGGTAGAGCTGCCTTACCAGGGCACTGCACGAGCATTGCTTATTCTGCCTGATGAAGGGAAGATGAAGCAAGTGGAAGATGCTCTCTCCAAGGAAACTGTTTGTAAATGGGATAGCAGACTTGTGACCAG GAGATTAAATCTGCAGTTACCAAAGTTTTCTATTAGTGGGTCTTACGATGTTAAAACCCTGTTGCAGCAAATGGGCATTACTGAAGTGTTCTCAGGTAATGCTGATCTGTCTGGAATTAGTGGCAAGCATGACCTCCAGGTTTCACAA GCAGTTCACAAGGCCTTGCTGGAAGTTGATGAGGCTGGaacagaagctgcaggagccacTGCCATAATCCTCAACAGATTTTCCTATATTTCTCATACCATCAAATTCAACAGGCCCTTCCTCATTTTGATCTCTGACAAACAAACTGGCACCACACTTTTCATGGGGAAAATTGTTGATCCTACTCAGCAGTAA